A single Limanda limanda chromosome 19, fLimLim1.1, whole genome shotgun sequence DNA region contains:
- the LOC133025762 gene encoding C-type lectin domain family 4 member C-like: MDEPTYCNINYSETQRPASSRRSGVTWERVVLLVLSVLLAAALTALGVTLHENTQTKKRLQKYQDEAKILTEILSGTEPSKVEQPTKPPSVRDETCPRCEDGWEPHGGKCYFFSWVTSSWNKSRKQCTSMSGDLVVINNREEQPDNWYSDNPDVEDCVRMGEKDGATNLKTWFDKSCRTLQKYICEKPEKA; the protein is encoded by the exons ATGGATGAACCCACTTATTGCAACATCAATTACTCAGAAACTCAGCGACCTG CATCAAGCAGGCGATCGGGGGTCACATGGGAGCGAGTGGTCCTGCTGGTCCTCAGTGTTCTCCTGGCAGCTGCCCTCACAGCTCTTGGTGTAACCC TTCATGAAAATACTCAAACAAAGAAGAGACTCCAAAAATATCAAGATGAGGCAAAAATTCTCACAG AAATACTCAGTGGGACAGAACCGAGCAAAGTGGAGCAGCCGACTAAACCTCCTTCAGTAAGAG ATGAAACATGTCCGAGGTGTGAGGACGGCTGGGAGCCACATGGAGGAAAGTGCTACTTCTTCTCCTGGGTTACTTCATCCTGGAATAAGAGTAGAAAACAATGCACATCAATGAGTGGAGACCTGGTTGTGataaacaacagagaggagcag CCAGACAACTGGTACAGTGATAATCCTGATGTAGAGGACTGTGTGAGGATGGGGGAGAAAGACGGAGCCACGAACCTGAAGACCTGGTTCGATAAATCCTGCAGAACacttcaaaaatatatttgtgagaAACCAGAAAAAGCATAA
- the LOC133025763 gene encoding hepatic lectin-like, producing the protein MDEAEVLYSDIKFKRARGNTDVATPSTDEPTYSEVKISKAQRPAELPASSRRSGVTSERVALLVLSVLLAAALTALGVTLHENTQTKKLQEECEAKHLTDETCPRCEDGWEPHGGKCYFFSSVTSSWTQSRTQCTSMRGDLVVINNREEQRFLESRVRGKMENDEDKFWIGLTDAQKEGEWLWVDNTSLDTSLMFWREGQPDNWYKENPDGENCVRMGEKDGATYLKSWLSDWEESSEHGRLNPSPPVDDATSDWLSRCSIN; encoded by the exons atggatGAAGCTGAAGTTCTTTACTCTGATATTAAGTTCAAAAGagcgagaggaaacacagatg tggcCACACCCTCTACAGATGAACCCACTTATTCTGAAGTCAAGATCTCAAAAGCTCAGCGACCTGCAGAGCTGCCTG CATCAAGCAGGCGATCGGGGGTCACATCGGAGCGAGTGGCCCTGCTGGTCCTCAGTGTTCTCCTGGCAGCTGCCCTCACAGCTCTTGGTGTAACCC TTCATGAAAATACTCAAACCAAGAAGCTTCAAGAGGAATGTGAAGCAAAACATCTCACAG ATGAAACATGTCCGAGGTGTGAGGACGGCTGGGAGCCACATGGAGGAAAGTGCTACTTCTTCTCCTCGGTTACTTCATCCTGGACTCAGAGTAGAACACAATGCACATCAATGAGAGGAGACCTGGTTGTGataaacaacagagaggagcag AGATTCCTGGAGTCTAGAGTGAGAGGGAAAATGGAAAATGATGAGGACAAGTTCTGGATCGGACTGACAGACGCACAGAAAGAGGGTGAATGGCTTTGGGTGGACAACACATCACTGGATACAAG TTTGATGTTTTGGCGTGAGGGCCAGCCAGACAACTGGTACAAGGAGAATCCTGATGGAGAGAACTGTGTGAGGATGGGGGAGAAAGACGGAGCCACGTACCTGAAGTCCTGG ctctcgGACTGGGAGGAGTCGAGCGAGCATGGCCGGttaaacccctccccccccgtgGACGATGCGacgtctgattggctgtcacgATGTTCTATCAACTGA
- the LOC133025764 gene encoding C-type lectin domain family 4 member C-like, translating into MLCMGSTVEVGCDPLRGPDFPCKSHSRKMDETEFLYSIKSTRVRGNTDVATPSTDEPDYSNVNYSETQRPASSRRSGVTWERVVLLVLSVLLAAALTALGVTLHENTQTKKRLQKYQDEAKILTEILSGTEPSKVEQPTKPPSVRDETCPRCEDGWEPHGGKCYFFSWVTSSWNKSRKQCTSMSGDLVVINNREEQV; encoded by the exons ATGCTGTGCATGGGAAGTACCGTCGAAGTTGGCTGCGACCCACTCAGAGGTCCGGACTTCCCTTGCAA AtcccacagcaggaaaatggatGAAACTGAATTTCTTTATAGTATTAAGTCCACAAgagtgagaggaaacacagatg tggccACACCCTCTACAGATGAACCCGATTATTCCAACGTCAACTATTCAGAAACTCAGCGACCTG CATCAAGCAGGCGATCGGGGGTCACATGGGAGCGAGTGGTCCTGCTGGTCCTCAGTGTTCTCCTGGCAGCTGCCCTCACAGCTCTTGGTGTAACCC TTCATGAAAATACTCAAACAAAGAAGAGACTCCAAAAATATCAAGATGAGGCAAAAATTCTCACAG AAATACTCAGTGGGACAGAACCGAGCAAAGTGGAGCAGCCGACTAAACCTCCTTCAGTAAGAG ATGAAACATGTCCGAGGTGTGAGGACGGCTGGGAGCCACATGGAGGAAAGTGCTACTTCTTCTCCTGGGTTACTTCATCCTGGAATAAGAGTAGAAAACAATGCACATCAATGAGTGGAGACCTGGTTGTGataaacaacagagaggagcaggtataa